One part of the Glycine max cultivar Williams 82 chromosome 14, Glycine_max_v4.0, whole genome shotgun sequence genome encodes these proteins:
- the LOC100794498 gene encoding serine/threonine-protein kinase STY17, giving the protein MYRKRMERTQDYLRYCLQIAQANGILDLIVNCKGEFQQSPVSVPTISSITSPQIHIPTPPNHGHHPNLAAIIDQAKINGWYIDPNEIQLEEKIGQGSTAEIHRGTWRGFEVAVKCISEDFFRTNQNGVAYFSQELETLSRQRHRFVLHLMGACIHPPRRAWVVTEHLSTTLKEWLHGPGTRRRERMVPLPPFKDRVIRALEIAQAMQYLHEQKPKLVHRDLKPSNIFLDDAMHVRVADFGHARFLGDEEMALTGETGTYVYMAPEVIRCEPYNEKCDVYSFGIILNELLTGNYPYVETEYGPTKIAMEVVEGKLRPKLPCDDVGQLGELIDLICLCWDKNPSTRPSFATITLCLKSYVKKNLL; this is encoded by the exons ATGTACAGGAAAAGAATGGAAAGGACCCAAGACTACTTGAGGTACTGCCTTCAGATAGCACAAGCAAATGGAATATTAGATCTCATTGTGAACTGCAAAGGTGAATTTCAACAATCTCCGGTCTCTGTCCCCACCATCAGCTCCATTACCAGCCCTCAAATTCATATTCCCACTCCACCAAACCATGGCCACCACCCCAATCTAGCAGCCATTATTGATCAAGCTAAAATCAATGGATGGTATATTGATCCAAATGAG ATTCAATTGGAAGAGAAAATCGGGCAGGGAAGCACCGCAGAGATTCACAGAGGAACATGGCGTGGATTTGAGGTAGCAGTGAAGTGCATATCCGAAGACTTCTTCCGCACAAACCAAAACGGCGTCGCATACTTTTCCCAGGAGCTCGAAACCCTATCGCGGCAGCGGCAcag GTTTGTGCTTCATCTCATGGGCGCGTGCATCCACCCTCCCCGGCGCGCGTGGGTGGTCACGGAGCATCTCAGCACCACACTGAAGGAGTGGCTGCACGGGCCCGGGACCAGGCGCAGGGAGCGAATGGTGCCACTTCCACCTTTCAAAGACAGAGTCATTAGGGCCCTTGAAATAGCCCAAGCCATGCAGTATCTGCACGAGCAAAAGCCCAAACTTGTTCACCGTGACTTGAAGCCCAGCAACATTTTTCTAGATGATGCCATGCATGTTAGAGTTGCTGATTTTGGTCACGCACGCTTCTTGGGTGATGAGGAAATGGCCCTCACTGGAGAAACGG GAACATACGTGTATATGGCACCAGAGGTGATCCGATGTGAACCTTATAATGAAAAGTGTGATGTGTACAGTTTTGGGATTATATTGAACGAGCTTTTAACTGGAAATTATCCATACGTTGAGACGGAATATGGTCCCACCAAG ATTGCCATGGAAGTTGTGGAGGGTAAGCTGCGACCTAAGCTTCCGTGTGATGATGTTGGCCAACTGGGAGAGCTTATTGACCTTATATGCCTTTGCTGGGACAAAAATCCATCTACTCGCCCATCCTTCGCTACAATCACCCTTTGCCTCAAAAGTTATGTCAAGAAGAATCTCCTTTAA
- the LOC100795554 gene encoding protein BIG GRAIN 1-like B, whose product MYHLEKPQRDDKQFLTPSFSSTLLDQIYRSIDEGERKNGEIKFYRHTTMSTSKRQSRSNSKSMDAGDRKIVRAKNGRKKLHCDEDIMFFSSTSISSTDSSSLGFSSSDTESISRASCFAPRVGRRGGGSASFRSEKQGMRVLDGFCRNSSHRSKHAHSPLPVSSRHHVSVSEQQRHEHVTACDEEALMIKSKSRALRIYNNLKKVKQPLSPGGRVTSFLNSLFANTKKTTSTTSRSCGEGNAPSSSSSCYYSSTCSSASSFSRSCLSKTMSSERDRLRNGVKRTVRFYPVSVIVDEDSRPCGDKRLCEEEEASGEFLREYNRHNSKIKSNDNLVLKDLPLRKTNLVEDGDDNDDHDDDASSYASSDLFELDHLAVFGSGRYSEELPVYETTHVSTNRAIANGLIV is encoded by the coding sequence ATGTACCATTTAGAGAAGCCACAAAGAGATGATAAACAGTTTCTAACTCCCTCTTTTTCTTCCACACTCCTCGATCAAATTTACCGTTCGATCGACGAGGGTGAAAGAAAAAACGGCGAAATTAAGTTCTACAGACACACCACAATGAGCACTAGCAAGAGACAGAGCAGGAGCAATTCTAAATCGATGGACGCTGGAGACAGAAAAATTGTCCGCGCAAAAAACGGCAGAAAAAAACTGCACTGCGACGAGGACATCATGTTCTTCAGCTCCACTTCGATTTCGTCCACGGATTCCTCCAGCCTCGGATTCTCCTCCTCCGACACTGAATCCATCTCACGGGCCTCGTGTTTTGCGCCAAGGGTGGGGCGTAGAGGAGGAGGGAGCGCGTCGTTCCGGTCGGAGAAACAGGGAATGCGCGTGTTAGACGGTTTCTGTCGGAACTCCTCCCACAGGTCCAAACACGCGCATTCCCCGTTACCCGTCTCGAGCCGTCACCACGTGTCCGTGTCGGAACAGCAACGACATGAACACGTGACGGCTTGCGACGAGGAGGCGCTGATGATCAAATCCAAGTCGCGAGCGTTGCGGATTTACAACAACCTTAAAAAGGTGAAACAGCCTCTTTCCCCCGGCGGCAGGGTCACGAGTTTCCTCAACTCGCTCTTCGCCAACACAAAGAAAACTACTTCTACAACTTCCCGCTCGTGCGGTGAAGGGAATGctccttcttcttcatcttcatgtTATTATTCTTCCACGTGTTCCTCTGCTTCTTCGTTTTCACGGTCTTGCTTGAGCAAGACCATGTCTTCAGAAAGGGACAGGTTGCGCAATGGGGTGAAGCGAACGGTGCGTTTTTACCCCGTGAGTGTGATCGTGGATGAGGATAGCAGGCCCTGTGGGGACAAACGCTTGTGTGAAGAGGAAGAAGCTTCTGGAGAGTTCTTAAGAGAGTACAACCGACACAACTCCAAGATTAAGAGCAATGATAATTTGGTCTTGAAGGACTTGCCTTTAAGGAAAACTAACCTTGTGGAGGATGGTGATGACAATGATGATCATGACGACGATGCATCGAGTTATGCGAGCTCGGATCTCTTCGAGCTTGATCATTTGGCTGTGTTTGGAAGTGGAAGGTATAGTGAGGAGCTTCCGGTGTATGAAACTACTCATGTTAGTACTAACCGCGCCATTGCTAATGGCCTCATAGTGTAA